The DNA region CTTGAGTATTGGAAATGATTGTATCGCTCTTCCAGTGCCCGCTTATCATCGATGCATTGAGTGGAACACAAATCACAATTAGAAAGTGGTGAAGAAATTATTTTGGTTGGTTGAATGGTGTCGTCTACGAACTATTCTCAAGTTTGATGAGTGGTCCATTGTGTTATCCCATTTACACGTTGATCTTGTACAAGTCATTTGGGAATAACATTATTTGCTCATAATGTAAGTTACGCAAGTCAATCAAATTTTCCTGGGCGAGCTCGGCTGGGACCGTGAAATGTTCCCCCCAGAAGCGCAACATCCACTGCTCTCTTCCATCACTTTTGGTCCATTGAACGGCGTTTACAAACTCGGGAAACCATGTGATTAGAAAAGAAGTTGGCTATAGTTTCTCGAGTTGCCCCATGTCGGGCATATGTCAAGACGGGCTTCTCTGGCCCGTGATAATGGTGATGTAACTCATTCTATAGAAGACATATAAGCCGAAATGAATCTGTCAATAACTTATCTACCAATTACCATCCCTCACGTCATAGTAATTAATGGACATGAAGCTGAAGGGGTGCACTAATGAGACATCGGAGATTATAATTTGATTTATAATTAAGATATTTAAATTATGAGCCGGTTTACAAAACAATGCCCACCTCTATATATACAAACAGGAGGCAATGGCAAATAACAAAGGGCCCCCATGGCTGCAAATAAATAAGGGTCCCCCGGCACCCTggccaaaaaaaggaaaaaaaataggatACAAAAATTTTGTAAGTGGATGTGTCATGGCAGTAATAGCTCTACAAGCCAAAATTCGGACCAAGTTGTATTAGGCTTCCATGTTTGAAAAGGTAATTAATCAGTTACTGCCCATTCGAATTCGTAGtccacaaatttttttttcggatttCAATATGCAAGGgttgctcttcttcttttatttctgGATCTAATCACAAAGATTTGATAAGATTTATGAGTACGCAAGGGAAAATATATAGTTGATGGAAACGCTCGAGTGatacataaaatataatataccTTCCTGATGAACTAATGCTGTACCGTTAATATGAATGCTTGATGTTTTAAAAATGGTTCCaattttgttttgattttcttattgttagattagatttttctttccttGCATCATCAACGGTCATTTGTACTTAAGAATCGTTCTAATTTATAGGAAAGAACTCTGAGTCGAATTGCTTTCAACAAATAATCGGGATCGGTAGTTAGTCAGTTAGCTTAAGTATACACATCTTCATATGCAGTTTATTCTCCTGAAAAGACCATCTTCATCGTTTACAATATCGATTAGGAAACACCCTAAACTATATCACTGATATCTTCCTTTGTCTATGGTGGTTTCTTCGACAGATTGGTTAGAGGTAACGAGTAAAGATGATCTCAGGATCTAACTAAAGTTTAAATATCATTGAGTCGACATATTGACAGATTGATTGGTGCATTAACATTCTATTTATGTTGTTTTCTTGTTTAGGATTGTTGGATTCTCTGGAATCGATGGTTTTCAGCTCAAACATTTGACCCAGTTGGTAAGTTGTCATCTTTGAGTACCATTAATACTATTGTGTAAGCCACGCCACAAGTCTTGGATGACAATCGACAAACTCAATTATCGAATATTAGTAAGAATTTTGTTATTTGACAGAGAACATATTACGTCAACTAAGACACAACTatcaaaaggaaaataatgaCCTTTTGGCGTTAGTCATTCCAAGCTCATAAATAAGAAACAAAATCAATACaggaatggaaaaaatttgttcaatcaaaattttaatgattaattttttttaatctcttGAATACATCCATTTTAATCAGCATTTTTCGATTGCAATTGCTACATTGCACTTGTATGTAAGGCACATAGGAATAATTATGGTGGAATTTTTACTTTGGtaaatttttgttttggatatcaAAGAACAGTGTCATTTTTCTAAAAtcagaattttatttttataataatatggttattatcattttaatttacaaaaattttacaaaGTCAGAATTTATGTCACGAATGCGTTTATTTTATGGGTTTTGAAGCTAGggtataaataaaaatttattacattGGCAATATGATAATGAGAAACCATATGGTCATATGGCAACGATTAAGTAAAAAGAGTAAGTGGTACAAAAAAATTTGCAAAGTTGCACAATGTgtacaaaatcttttttgtATAACGAATTTGGTGATGGGATCGCTCAATGGGCCACATGGAGAAGGAACTGCGGTCCATGAAGTATAGTTTGTACCTTGtcaaacaatttttatttatttattttatcttaatcaaaattttaaaaattaaaaatttattatattatttgaacCACGTCAGAAAAACATTGACGGCGTTAGTGGAGAATTGACGGAATGCACTTGAttgcaaaattttgaaaattttgtactaaacttgttacaaaaaaaaaagaaaattttttttgtactaATCATGCAACCTTACAAAACTTTTTGCACCACTAATTCTTTTTACAGGTCCGCAAGGGTTCAAACGTCAAGCAATTCATATATGACTATGTAAAATATTGCTCATCTTGGGGAGCATCACGTATTTGAAAGATGGTATTAAGTCATATTGCTCTCCTCTTTGGACAGGAATCATATAAGGGGGCTACCGAGGCGCAATAAAGCAGCGGCTATGTATTGCGATAGCCCTCATCGGCGGGGCGCAGGCCAGATTTCCTGTTTTGGATGATCAAGTAAATGTTCTTTCTTCTATACATTGTTGAAAATATAGCTTTGATCATGCATATATCTTAAACTCTTCTAGAGCTCTCTGATCAGGCAAATGTTGTATATACATGTATTATGGTTGAATTCAACTAACAATACATAACATGCATGTGGGACTTGCTTCTTCTTGATTAATCATtatgttgttgttattattattattattaggaaataacccaaaaaaacacgtgattatttaattttcccAAATCTGTCATGTGTTTTCAAAATTCCCAATAAAAGCATCTGtttatgttttgttttagatttAGCTTATCATCCAACTCCGTTaattatttgatgaaaattcAATGTGGCATGTTGATTCTGTCTTTCCCCACAATCGGAATCCAAACGGAGAACCAAATGCGCGATCCTGTTGGTTCAAACCCTATCCTGCCTATGAATTGGAACTGACAcccacaatatatatatatatatatatatataataaagaaaaaaaacctaCACTGTTATATGACTTTTTCTCCGAATTCTAATTTTAGCATGACATTTcaaaaattacacaaaaatgCACGATCTACGCATTTTGTGGTGCGTCTAGCATGACGTGAATTTTTCCGTTGATTTCAACAGAAACGCCGATGTGGCACTAAATGTTGTGATAACTGATAAAtcatcttttctattttcccaAATCACAATCTCCGACCGCATAGTGACTGTCGACCTAGGTAGCAGCCATTTTTATATGAACTTTTCTCTCTTGTAACTCTCATGACTTGATCTCTTCTCTTATTTTTCCGAATAGCCAGCCTCGATCATGAGCTATGAGTTAAATTACCACTTGTTAGTTAGACCAAAATGATATTCATTCAGCCATCCTGGCAAAATGTCAGCACGGAAGAAATTAACTGACTTTGGCCAAAATGAGCCGTCTGCGATACCTCTTCCCGATTCCCATCCTGTGACATCAGATTTGGTTTACGAGCACTTGCCATATAAAAATTGGTGTGATTAATTTGCAAACATTCCTATCATTAATGAAGAGAATCACATCTCGAACTTTTACATTCGACTGATGATAAAGTGCAACGTTACAAATCTTCATTGATCCAAAAATCATTTTCCGTAAATTAATTCTAATCATTAGGAATCCTAAGTTTTATACCTATATATAACTTGCAGGAAGAAGTTATCAACAACAAAGGAAAAATAGTTATCTGCATAAAATCAAAAGTGAGAGAAGCCATGGGATCGATGAATAGGATTTGCTCTCTGATGATCTTCCTCGTCATTAGCGCTGCAGTACTGTTGACTCTCAGTCCTGTGGCTGCACAAGTCGATTTCATGAGATGTGCGACTGGAATAATTGACCATGATTGTGCACATTTCTTACGCAGGAGGGTGGCTTATAACACCGGGCTTCCACCGCCCGATGACTGCTGCACCGCGCTTGTTGAGATCGGGAAGCCCTGCCACGATGCTTTCACACAGGCATGTCATTTTATTTCACAATTTTCTATTTCCCTTTGACCACAAAGCGGTGAAGTTACTTTCAATAAAATGATTGTCTTTTTCTAAGCAGTTTAAGGTTAAGAAACACGACTACGTGGGGACCGAAGCTGATTTGCTTCGGAGGAGCGATGAAGTTTGGAATGAGTGTGTTAATGTTGTGGAATTCGTCTTCCCTCCTGCTGAGGCTCCTAATCATTTCTACTGATCACTCGATCCACTCAGAATGAAATCTTCCACCAGGAAGGAGTACGACATACATCGAGGGAGTGACCACACAGTCGTTTTCTAATTCATTCAAATGATCCTCAACTTTGTATCCTTGAGAGTCGTTACTGCTTGTTGGATGATAAATTACATTGGAAAAGTATAGTCAAATCCCTATCAATAAAGTTTCTTTTGCTGATTAATCAATAAGTTGCATAAATATGTATGCATCAGATCCTTCTGTTCTGTTGCTGCCGACCGTAACTAAGGGAAAAGCCCCACATTTGCTGGGAGTCTAGACCCCATAATTTCATAGTTCATTGTCAGTAATACATGAGAAATTCCGACCCTCATTGAAACCTATTACTTTTTTAGGATTCTTTTAGGTGAGGGACACCGCCCCCACTAAAAATTgcgaattttctttttcaaccATTAGCACGGTTAGACATTATTTTGAAACACCTGTGATTATAgtcaataaaacaaaatgacTTAAATTATAACCTTTACCGTGTCGAACACATTATAACTAAAAGGTCGTATAAAAAACTATAAAGTAAAATACACCAACCTCCGTCGAGATTTTGTGAAACGACCGTCAACCCCATTTGTTAAAAAACTCTATATTCACACTCCAATTGACCAAGTTGACCGGCTATCTTCAAACAATGTTAGAGGAAATTACTTATTTTCTCCCatgaaattaacttttctcttcCCAGAAGAGAGCTCCAGCATCAATTATGCTTCTCTTCTCACCCGAAGTTACCATTTAACAAAACTTGGCAAGGAGATGATGAGCCGAATTCACATTTTTCTTGCATTTTCTGGTGCGGTAAAGTACCCAGAGAATCTCGGACGAAAATGAATATGTCTGGGCCATGAAATCATTTTCCTTCATGTACTGCTCTATTCTTATCGATCGAAAGCttgatttttctgaaaatgttaaatttttttaaattctggCTTGAGAAAATTGttgagaaatttaaaaaatcatgaCTCTCACCCCATAAAATGGGATAATCAAATCTAACTTTGTACACTTGCATTGGAATTGCTTCATTTGGATGTcgttttgtaaaaaaaatcgGTGAACTCGGCAACTGAGCAGCCAGGTTTGCCAACAGCTTTAAAAAggcctctcttctcttctgaTCAGATTGGCCACAACTGTGAAGCACGTTAGCCCCTAATGCAGGCTCTCCTCTTATTTTATGTCCACAAAAAGACTAAATTAAGTTCTTCTACGTACAAATGGATTTAATACCAACTGGAATAGCAACCTCAAACATCcagcaaattatatatatcaagttTCCTTGCCTTCATCCAGCAGGCAGCACTGAcctccattttttttactgCCCTTATTTTGATTGGCTGCAATTTTTCGGGAGGAAGTGAATCAGACTccgttttcctttttttttttactgtgCTTTGTGGCATTTCTCTGCTGGGGAAAATCGAGGTTGAAGAAATAATAGATTGCCTCTTCCATGAACATCCATAGTCTCCTTTGCctgatttgatttgatcgcAATATTTGGAGGGAAGAGAAGCAGAGCATTGCTAGTTGGTTCTGTTTTGCAGCGCTGCTTGTTCTTAATGGGAAGCAGAAACGTGAAtttccaaaaaagaaaaaaaaaaaagccctcTAAACGTTCATCCACAGTCCATTGGTCAATATGGTCAACTTGGGCTCTGTTTTGATTTTCTCAACAAATGATGCCGAGTATTATTTCTTGAAATCTTACGGCTGGTCTTCATTTACCGGCTAATACCATAATTCTCAGTAcacttgaaaattttaatacaaCGGCCAATGGTTCAATAACTCCACCATCCCACGAGTCTGCTGCTTTTCTGTTCTGTTCTTCTCTACAGATCAGCCATTA from Punica granatum isolate Tunisia-2019 chromosome 3, ASM765513v2, whole genome shotgun sequence includes:
- the LOC116199451 gene encoding uncharacterized protein LOC116199451, with amino-acid sequence MGSMNRICSLMIFLVISAAVLLTLSPVAAQVDFMRCATGIIDHDCAHFLRRRVAYNTGLPPPDDCCTALVEIGKPCHDAFTQFKVKKHDYVGTEADLLRRSDEVWNECVNVVEFVFPPAEAPNHFY